The region AGCAGCGGAAGACGTATGCGAGGAGAAGCCCCATGCTCGTTCCCGAGCCCGGTCAGATTGTTCACCTGGAAGACGTCGAAGGCCAGCTTGTCGTGCAGACCGTCAACAACGGCGCCCTGACAGTGGACCTCGCCTCCCGCTATGGGGAACCGCGCTTCTTCAAGGACATTCCGGTTGCCGACCTTCTACCGGGCGAAGACCTCTCCGCAGGTTAAGCTCAGCGCAAACTCGCAGCAGCCTGTCTGCGACCGGCGCGCAGAGCCTCTGCGTAGTTCAGGATGCGACCCGCCATCTCGGCCTTCGAGCTGAGAGGAAGCTCCGTCGTGCTCTCCGGAGTCAGAAACCATCCGGCGTTGCGGTCGGAGTCAAAGCCCGTATCCGTTCCCGAGACGTCGTTGACCACCAGTCCATCCACGCCCTTGCGGGTCAGCTTGGCGCGGCCATTGCCCAGCACATCCTCCGTCTCCGCCGCAAACCCGATCACCGTTGTCGCCTGCCGCCGCTGCCGCACAATCTCTTCAAGAATGTCGGCCGTCGGCTGCAGCTCAAGAACGCGAGGCCCACTGCGCTTCAGCTTCTGCGGCGCGGCCTCTGCCACCCGGTAGTCGCTCACCGCCGCGGCCATGACGACCATCGTCGCCTCGGCAAGATGGCCAAGCACGGCCTGGCGCATCTCTTCGGAGGTCGTTACGGGAATGATCTCGCAGTCCTGCGGCGGCGGCAGCGCCGTCGGGGCGCTGATCAGGATGACGCGCGCGCCACGACAGCGCGCCTCGGCCGCAAGCGCATAGCCCATCTTTCCGCTCGAGCGGTTTCCGATAAACCGCACCGGATCAATCGGCTCGCGTGTCCCGCCGGCGGTGATCAGGACCGTCTCGCCCTTCCAATCGGCGGATTTTTCCGGTCTCTCCCGTGCCAGGACCTCTGCGACCGCGGCGACGATGGCGCTCTCTTCCGCCAGTCTTCCACCGCCGACCATGCCGCAGGCGAGATAACCGCTATCCGGCTGGACGATGGTTACGCCCCGTTTTCGCAGAATCTCAAGATTGGCCTGCGTCGCCGGGTGCTGCCACATCTCCACATTCATCGCGGGAGCCACAATCGTCGGCGCGGTGGTGGCGAGGTACATCGTGGTCAGAAAATCGTCGGCGATGCCGTGGGCAAACTTCGCCAGGATGTCCGCCGTCGCCGGGACGACAATCAGCGCGGCGGTCGTCTGGGCCTCGTTGATGTGCTCGATGCCCGACATCTCGCCCCCGGAGGCCCCGGCGTCCTCGTTCCACAGGCTGGAGACGACCTTGTGCCCGGTGATGGCAGCAAAGGTGAGCGGCTGGACAAACCTCTCGGCAGCAGCCGTCATCGCCACGTGAGGATCAAAGCCGGCGTCCTGCAGGCGCCGCACCACCTCGACGGCCTTGTAGGCGGCGATTCCGCCTGCGACCCCAACCGTGACTTTGATCCGCTCGGCCATGCCAGACTCCTCCCTCTATATATACGCCCCCTCTATACATGCCTGCGGCGCAAAGGCTGCGAACCCGGACATGGCCACCCCGTCGAGGTTAAGGAAGGTCTGATTAGGCCCCGGAACATTCCCTCAGCGGCTAAAGCCGCATTGCAAGCAAATCACTTGCGGCACGGCTGAAGCCGTGCCCTTAACAAATATGGACGAATCAGAGCTTCCTTTAGCGGATCGCCGCCATGGCAGCGCGGAAGAGCGTCTCGAACTCCTCGGCCACACCCGGGGTCTTCTCGATGGCCGTTTCGATGGCCTTCTGGGCGACCGGACGCGGATATCCCAGGTTGACCAGCGCTGAGAGCACATCGTCTCCCACCGGGCCGTGATGCGGTCCGGTAGAGGCCGTCATGGGAACCGCCAGGTCGTCGAGCTTGTCCTTCAGCTCCAGCACGACGCGCTCCGCCGTCTTTTTGCCGATGCCGGGAATTTTGGTCAGGGTAGCGTGATCGCCTCCGCGGATCGCGCCGATCAGGCGGTCCGATGAGATTCCGCTGAGCACCGTAATGGCCAGCTTCGGCCCGATTCCGCTGATCGTCAGCAGGCGTTCGAAGAGATACTTCTCCTTCGTATCGGCGAAACCGAAGAGCGCGATCTGGTCCTCCCGCACATGCGTGTGGATGAACAGCTTCGCCTCGGCGCCCTCCGCGGGAAGCTCCGAGAAGGTCGAGACGGAGATGGCAACGTCATAGCCCACGCCATTGCAGTCGACGATGGCCTGGCTGGGAGATTTCGAGAGAAGACGTCCGCGCAGGTGAGCGATCATGCTGGGCTGATTGTAATTGCCTCAGGACGTATAGACCCGTTTTAGTGGGTGTCATCCTGAGCGGAGCGCGTCAGCGCGGAGTCGAAGGATCTGCGGTGCGGGATCCGTAGTGGGCCGCAAACAGACCGCAGATCCTTCGACTGCGCTTCCCGCGATAAGGCCGCGTGAAGCTTCGCTCAGGATGACACCTTCCTGGAGAAGCCCCCGCAGTGGGTACTCCGAATCGACTGCCATCGTGCATTTTCGGGCGACCTTGATCGGACTCCAGGTGTATGTCGATACACCTCAGGGGAATCTGTTAAGGCGCGGCAGAGAAAGATCAGAAGGTCACGACCACCTTCTGCGCAGCGGCGTGCGCGGGAAACTCGACGAGCAGCATGCCATCGGCGTAGCGCAGAGCATCCTGCGGAAGGGGCTGACCGTCGACTGTGACTTTGGATGGGGACTTCGGGAGCAGTAGCCGAAGGGCGGTGAGATCTTTGGCGGTGCGGCCTTCGATCGACGCAGTTGAGAAGGCGATCTGGTTGGCGCTGGCGGAAAGGTTCGTGATCTTTGCACTTGCAGCCAGAATGCGGGGCTTGTCCTGCGGAAAGAACTTCGGGTTGAGCAGCAGGGCGCGGTCGCCGGGTTTGATTGCGGGGTTCTCGACGATGGCGAGATGCGGATCGAAGAGGTTCACGAACGTGCCGTACAAGGGGTGGGGCGTGCTGCCGGACGCGTCGAGTCCGGCGGCAATGACGAACGGGCCGCGCTCCAGCACGAGCGATCCGGTTTCGTGCCACGGAAGGTGAATGGCGTCCGCAGCCTGATGGGTGAGCTGGCGAACCGTGTCCGCGCCGGTCTCGTCATGGGTGAGAGCGGCGGGAGACTTTGCCGCGTAGAGAACCACGCCGCGGCCGACATGATGCAGGCCCTGCGCAGCGGGCAAGAGGCCAAGCTGCCGGAAGAGATCTTCGCGCGGCGCCGCGAGGTGATACTGTCCGGAGTTCCACCAGTCGTGCGCACGGTTGTAGGGGTCCTTGTCGTCATCGACGACGACGAGCGCGCCTCCGGCCTTGACCCATGTGGCGATGGCCTGGTGAAAGCGCGGCGAGGGCGGCTTCTGGCCCTCATAGGTGAGCAGCAGAAGCCTGTAGTTCCTAAGGAAGGCGGCTGGATCCTTGCCCTCGTAGGTGCTCTCGATCTGCACCGGCTCGACGGGCATCCCGCGCATCAGCAGAGGAAGCGCGAGGCCGTAGAAGCTGCCGAGCGCGGGGTCGGACGGTTGCGGCTGTGCGCGCTGAAACATCATGGTGTCGCTGACCAGCACGCCCAATCCCTCGGTTCCGGCAGACTTCCAGTGCGTGTCGGGCTGGTTCATCTGGCCGAGGGCGTGGAAGACGGTCTGCAACTCCGTCTCGTATGCGGGCGAGATGGCGACGCGCTCCGGTTTCGGATTGGCTGCCGTGGGTTCGGTAGAGGGGCGCAGGCCCTTGGGACCGAAGATACGATCGGGCCAGGGCAGGATCTCGTAGCTGGAGACGTGGGGCTGCAGGAGCGAGGCGACCAGCGTGGACTCCCAGTTGCGCTTGTAGTCGGTCCAGGAATGGTTGGGGTTGTCCTCGATGGGATCGTTGAGGTACCAGATGCGCTTGCCGGAGGAGCGGGCGATGTTCTGCAGAGCGCCGTACTCCAGAAAAGCCGTCTCAAAGGTGCGTTCCTTCCGGACTCCCTGATAGATGTTGGGCTCACGTGCGGTACCGGTCCACACCTGCGCGATGTATCCGTCGGCGCCTACCTGCAGCAGGGACGATTCGGGCGAGACGATCTGCCACTGCGCGTAGTTGATGAGCGAGTGCGTGGCGACGTAGCAGGGAATGGATTTCCCGTGCTGCTGTCCCCACTGCTTTACGGAGTCGAAGACCTGCGCGAGTGCGCGGCGATAGAGAAAGTACTTCAGCTTGGAGGCGCGGTACTGGGCGTCGGGCGAGCTGTCCGGGGCCTGCCAGGGCTCGTGATAGTAGCTCTGCCACTCCTTCTTGAACGCATCGGACCAGCCTGCGCGCGCCCAGAACTCGGGCTCTTCAAGATAGATGGCCTCCGCTCCTGCATCGAGAGCGCGCCTGACGCCCTGACTCAG is a window of Edaphobacter sp. 12200R-103 DNA encoding:
- the ruvA gene encoding Holliday junction branch migration protein RuvA — encoded protein: MIAHLRGRLLSKSPSQAIVDCNGVGYDVAISVSTFSELPAEGAEAKLFIHTHVREDQIALFGFADTKEKYLFERLLTISGIGPKLAITVLSGISSDRLIGAIRGGDHATLTKIPGIGKKTAERVVLELKDKLDDLAVPMTASTGPHHGPVGDDVLSALVNLGYPRPVAQKAIETAIEKTPGVAEEFETLFRAAMAAIR
- the coaBC gene encoding bifunctional phosphopantothenoylcysteine decarboxylase/phosphopantothenate--cysteine ligase CoaBC; amino-acid sequence: MAERIKVTVGVAGGIAAYKAVEVVRRLQDAGFDPHVAMTAAAERFVQPLTFAAITGHKVVSSLWNEDAGASGGEMSGIEHINEAQTTAALIVVPATADILAKFAHGIADDFLTTMYLATTAPTIVAPAMNVEMWQHPATQANLEILRKRGVTIVQPDSGYLACGMVGGGRLAEESAIVAAVAEVLARERPEKSADWKGETVLITAGGTREPIDPVRFIGNRSSGKMGYALAAEARCRGARVILISAPTALPPPQDCEIIPVTTSEEMRQAVLGHLAEATMVVMAAAVSDYRVAEAAPQKLKRSGPRVLELQPTADILEEIVRQRRQATTVIGFAAETEDVLGNGRAKLTRKGVDGLVVNDVSGTDTGFDSDRNAGWFLTPESTTELPLSSKAEMAGRILNYAEALRAGRRQAAASLR